One Halobaculum roseum DNA window includes the following coding sequences:
- a CDS encoding DUF7342 family protein, which translates to MTESSRDGVQSWTESMSARDRIRAVAESLREPRSVNWISEQADAAWSTTNEELQDLVDQGQLRRVEAGETTRYQPDYTRLLFEEIRTLIEENTREELRSELAAITEEIEEWQATYDVETWEELEQSLADGDLTSAELRDRRDVIAFWRENEEDRRLIKHALELYSDVEAAREQMTDVADRATS; encoded by the coding sequence ATGACCGAATCCTCGCGAGATGGGGTCCAATCGTGGACTGAGTCGATGAGCGCCCGCGACCGCATTCGGGCGGTCGCCGAGTCACTTCGCGAACCCCGCTCAGTTAACTGGATCAGCGAGCAGGCCGACGCCGCCTGGAGCACGACCAACGAGGAACTTCAGGACCTCGTCGACCAGGGCCAGTTGCGTCGCGTCGAGGCCGGCGAGACGACGCGCTACCAACCGGACTACACGCGACTGCTCTTCGAGGAGATCCGCACGCTCATCGAGGAAAATACCCGCGAGGAGCTGCGGAGTGAATTGGCCGCGATTACCGAGGAGATCGAGGAGTGGCAGGCGACCTACGACGTCGAGACGTGGGAAGAGCTTGAACAGTCGCTCGCCGACGGCGACCTCACAAGTGCGGAGCTCCGGGACCGCCGCGACGTCATCGCGTTCTGGCGTGAGAACGAGGAGGATCGCCGCCTCATCAAGCACGCACTGGAACTCTACTCCGACGTCGAAGCTGCCCGCGAGCAGATGACCGACGTGGCTGACCGCGCCACGAGCTAA
- a CDS encoding DUF6735 family protein, protein MGHRALVAYERTDGQYTLHYSHWGAANLKLKHRISAESPFGGDDTNSKWAKQLLAELADGLEADAVDGYLADEDRPSTVVEPKPRATGLTLDEIIADHLDYLHHEAFYVVSPTFEVTAYRTLWFGLQYDSETIDNGETVGNGALATVRWHDGEPVGDGHLKGQFRALKDVVGDMVDKGVFTPSTARQYLKQKLGEWVGERQELRIPGGESPSKTASVDRL, encoded by the coding sequence ATGGGCCACCGCGCACTCGTTGCGTACGAACGCACAGACGGACAGTACACGCTCCACTACAGCCATTGGGGCGCAGCGAACCTCAAGCTCAAGCACCGAATTTCGGCTGAGTCGCCGTTCGGTGGCGACGACACCAACTCCAAGTGGGCGAAACAGCTGCTGGCTGAACTGGCCGATGGCCTCGAGGCAGATGCGGTCGACGGCTACCTCGCTGACGAGGATCGACCGTCGACGGTCGTCGAGCCGAAGCCCCGCGCCACCGGGCTCACCCTCGACGAGATCATCGCTGACCATCTCGACTACCTCCACCACGAGGCGTTCTACGTGGTGTCACCGACCTTCGAGGTGACCGCCTACCGGACGCTGTGGTTCGGCCTGCAGTACGATTCAGAGACAATCGACAACGGTGAGACGGTCGGGAACGGGGCGCTCGCGACCGTTCGGTGGCACGACGGCGAGCCGGTCGGCGACGGCCATCTGAAGGGGCAGTTCCGGGCGCTGAAGGACGTCGTCGGCGATATGGTCGACAAGGGGGTGTTCACGCCGTCGACGGCGAGGCAGTACCTCAAGCAGAAACTCGGCGAGTGGGTCGGCGAGCGCCAGGAACTGCGCATCCCTGGTGGTGAATCACCGTCGAAAACTGCGTCAGTCGACCGATTATAA
- a CDS encoding DUF7558 family protein, with translation MQQTLAGCAFCEAPSGIETGIAYTWGKEERVNHPICVDCAIQETPDPDDRDHYACDSCGLVVNALAALTRFRIELGHLEGPIQVCARCSPGGPATYWTRDLEAHIVSD, from the coding sequence ATGCAGCAGACGCTGGCCGGCTGTGCCTTCTGCGAGGCTCCATCCGGGATAGAGACTGGGATCGCCTACACGTGGGGGAAGGAAGAGCGGGTCAACCACCCGATTTGCGTCGACTGTGCGATCCAAGAGACGCCGGATCCCGATGATCGTGATCACTACGCCTGTGACAGCTGTGGCCTCGTCGTCAACGCGCTCGCAGCGCTCACACGGTTTCGAATCGAACTCGGCCATCTCGAAGGCCCGATACAGGTCTGTGCGCGGTGTAGTCCAGGCGGGCCAGCAACGTACTGGACACGCGACCTCGAGGCACACATCGTCTCTGACTGA
- a CDS encoding AlbA family DNA-binding domain-containing protein, which yields MVKSGDVDQRWQDLLRNPREEVHREIKSWLDLSDNVDKANVAKAMLALANSGGGQILIGYEEVGESWEPDPSRPHPIDHYDQDTINGIVEKFAEPQFHCEVYHIEHPESGEVFPIIDVPGDHRVPIRSDSAGPEDQHVTYNTYYIRRPGPESAAPKTGREWDELIRRCVTASRDDLLDRMRTVLTGFEKGASEEEIDPLDQLASWTEAMREDWEANVMDEYGNMDNSPYRHGYWSFAYSLDSEFDQPSLSEFLDLLREVKGHETGWPAWLISEDQVHPRDETIEGWYTGGTFDDPAHADYWRASPDGMLFLLRGYQEDSKDELEPGTVLDYILPIWRVGECLLHAKRLGRELGEENTSVTVQARWTGLEGRTLGSIENRRGLFPPIERESHQATVTASQRFTVQDFEDALPEVVETLTQPLYQIFDFYEPPSDLIQNELDRMQSQ from the coding sequence ATGGTTAAATCGGGAGACGTGGATCAGCGGTGGCAGGATCTATTGCGTAATCCACGAGAAGAGGTCCATCGTGAAATCAAAAGCTGGCTTGATCTGTCTGATAATGTGGACAAGGCAAACGTAGCAAAAGCGATGCTCGCATTAGCGAATTCTGGTGGGGGTCAGATTTTGATTGGATATGAGGAGGTCGGTGAATCATGGGAACCGGATCCATCTCGACCACATCCGATTGACCACTACGATCAAGATACGATTAATGGGATCGTTGAGAAGTTTGCTGAGCCCCAGTTTCACTGTGAAGTATACCATATTGAACATCCAGAATCTGGTGAAGTCTTTCCAATTATCGATGTACCGGGAGACCATCGGGTGCCGATTCGATCAGACAGTGCTGGCCCTGAAGACCAACACGTTACCTACAACACATATTATATTAGGCGGCCAGGGCCAGAAAGTGCAGCACCGAAGACAGGACGTGAGTGGGACGAATTGATTCGGCGGTGTGTCACTGCCTCACGTGATGATCTGTTAGATCGAATGCGAACCGTACTGACGGGGTTCGAAAAAGGAGCAAGTGAAGAAGAGATTGATCCGCTGGATCAGCTTGCTTCGTGGACTGAGGCTATGCGGGAAGACTGGGAAGCCAACGTGATGGACGAGTACGGAAATATGGATAATTCACCCTATCGTCACGGGTACTGGTCATTTGCTTACAGTCTGGATTCTGAGTTTGATCAGCCATCTCTCTCTGAGTTCTTAGATCTACTACGGGAGGTGAAAGGTCATGAAACGGGGTGGCCGGCGTGGCTGATCAGCGAGGATCAGGTACATCCCCGCGATGAGACAATCGAAGGGTGGTATACCGGCGGAACATTCGATGACCCAGCGCACGCAGACTACTGGCGTGCATCCCCAGACGGGATGCTGTTCTTGCTTCGTGGCTATCAGGAAGACAGCAAAGATGAACTTGAGCCAGGTACAGTTTTGGATTATATTCTCCCAATCTGGCGAGTCGGTGAATGCTTGCTACATGCGAAGCGGTTGGGGCGAGAACTCGGTGAGGAAAACACGTCGGTCACCGTGCAAGCCCGATGGACGGGACTAGAGGGACGAACACTGGGCTCAATTGAAAATCGCCGTGGACTTTTCCCTCCGATTGAAAGAGAATCACATCAAGCGACAGTTACGGCCAGTCAACGCTTCACTGTTCAAGATTTTGAAGACGCTCTACCGGAAGTGGTTGAGACCTTGACCCAACCGCTATACCAGATCTTTGATTTCTACGAGCCGCCATCCGATCTAATCCAGAATGAGCTGGACCGGATGCAAAGCCAGTAA
- a CDS encoding type IV secretory system conjugative DNA transfer family protein, whose amino-acid sequence MTEQTPSEIPSVANGDEYIRITPSRSDLAPETVVRQLAGLHGLDAGNDGLLASIGPFGDPPPVFEFLAVSEGADEPVEFYYGADRRLDAFEERLRTLYPPTVTFERVTLDLETKLLPSTADPSQDHSAGGDDSHGMNPRTAEEFSGDPNSDSEPVTLFDSTGQEPVGDGGSVLSESTMSQDEDEVLFEADSSDESTAAGPSDSELDADHQPAHTQPTVDETTPLGISWHGQATRREDWMTTLPQFTNTEDDDDDHARAPLASLIDQLTRAEHPIAFQVLFQRKSDWTHEARERQRKLREGEDRVVDWFFGELLGNTENEPQSPSNTGRQRRYLDIGGRERVEAIDEKEPQHTFTVNMRALSLVTSDRQRERVDHRLDDIGSVFDHLNGPHYRLRPKRIRRGLRKGRRAKKHADRVLNATLATKSDWRKTRPDLVLGPAELANFVVVPPATDLTTEGGRGSDAEPESRTPLPLPAQDHMDAFTDAGMAIGRGLGEDGTPTSEPMRIPPHLLPFHVGRFAKSGAGKSVALENDALSLYDQTNGPVFIIDSKGGNFPENYMRAHAKRFGTDDLEENVLHFSVPDILPGFAFFDITPALEDGVRRVDAIQDKADHYEELIKLVMGPERYEDAIASPTLIKYLIKAMYDEEYGLENGHFRQDTNYFTHDQFEQAVTQFHAAGPPDSTPEDAPRASDPQVAEKLERHLRSNPATFSNVVSGISNRMDYITQDAHLRRIFNNTESQFDFRDLLDEDKVVIFDLGDLRDEAARVMTGVILTQLYDAVKRRDGDELARKPDDYVANLLIDEASSVVVSDTLTTLLEKGREFRLSIELVTQFPEQMKEAGNREVYLNVLNNIGSPLVGKIAVDADIAEALSHEAMDPVEFKNRISSLPRGEWIAQLPSPEFGETGPDPFSIEPLPIPPGHPDSEQPLTGTQEERFQDALDAVHEHTREEYGVAGGTTVESRDAATDVALENADDLPLEVAMARAIRAVQLSNDVRETNGWVSVEDVDEELLSRIEEDTIEAQGYETLPEVREASSLIEVDLPDGGSSVQCRLTDEGEQAAAPDTSTSPTGGGEHHDAVLETVEQSLATAGFSVEVLDQNGESRPDAIATHPDLDRELQVEVETTTHVRPAKVLTNLRKAQEQERIPLFVVADHDDQPADEIADRLAKILSEPRNQLSSGETRLYTMNHNVTFNGGARAADGVTAVRPATGGSRHTRWFERDGAFVLEDSAGDQHARIDSFDAVSKDQFPATYSYDAESESYTVFRPGELPESYESREAFEADWVPVKRPFVPSTDLPVPEYTDDSYAIGVIEDEQNLELYTRDSDATKDLAGLIEAIENNELHLAGVEPDEPADKQSMKQEDHENDPFGIQAFVRDSIVKSGDGVVAVAEVYDAYEQYATAEEYEVKPKNRFTRTLRDHVAFERDKKWLDGQTRRCYVGIELDDAGDQEEPNDASA is encoded by the coding sequence ATGACTGAACAGACCCCGTCAGAAATCCCGTCAGTGGCTAACGGCGACGAGTACATCCGGATCACTCCCTCCCGGAGCGATCTCGCGCCGGAGACCGTAGTCCGTCAACTGGCCGGCCTCCACGGCCTTGACGCTGGCAACGACGGACTTCTCGCAAGTATCGGTCCCTTCGGCGATCCGCCACCGGTGTTCGAGTTCCTCGCAGTGAGTGAGGGGGCAGACGAGCCGGTCGAGTTCTATTACGGGGCCGACCGCCGGTTAGATGCCTTCGAAGAACGCCTCCGGACGCTGTATCCTCCGACCGTCACGTTCGAGCGGGTCACCCTTGACTTGGAAACGAAGCTACTCCCATCGACAGCAGACCCGTCTCAGGACCACAGTGCCGGAGGTGACGATAGCCACGGAATGAACCCCAGGACAGCTGAGGAATTCTCCGGAGACCCGAATTCGGATTCAGAGCCCGTGACTCTCTTCGATTCGACGGGGCAGGAACCGGTCGGTGATGGCGGAAGTGTGCTGTCGGAGAGCACTATGTCGCAGGACGAGGACGAAGTCTTGTTCGAGGCCGATTCGAGTGACGAGTCCACAGCGGCTGGTCCGTCCGACTCCGAACTCGATGCCGATCACCAGCCGGCTCATACGCAACCGACCGTCGATGAGACGACCCCACTCGGAATCAGTTGGCACGGGCAGGCTACCCGGCGGGAAGACTGGATGACGACACTACCCCAATTCACGAATACGGAAGACGACGATGACGATCACGCTCGGGCCCCGCTCGCGTCACTCATCGATCAGCTGACCCGGGCCGAACACCCGATCGCGTTCCAGGTACTCTTTCAGCGGAAATCGGACTGGACGCACGAGGCACGAGAGCGCCAGCGGAAGCTCCGTGAAGGCGAAGACCGGGTCGTCGACTGGTTCTTCGGAGAACTCCTCGGAAACACAGAGAACGAACCACAGAGTCCGTCGAACACCGGGCGACAGCGTCGGTATCTCGACATCGGTGGGCGAGAGCGGGTCGAGGCTATCGACGAGAAGGAGCCACAGCACACGTTCACGGTGAATATGCGGGCACTTTCGCTCGTGACCTCCGACCGACAACGAGAGCGGGTTGACCATCGTCTCGATGATATCGGGTCGGTATTCGATCACCTGAACGGGCCGCACTATCGGCTCCGACCGAAGCGCATCCGCCGTGGGCTTCGAAAGGGGCGGCGAGCCAAGAAGCACGCCGACCGGGTACTCAACGCTACGTTGGCTACCAAGAGCGACTGGCGGAAGACCCGCCCCGATCTCGTCCTCGGGCCGGCTGAGTTGGCGAACTTCGTGGTCGTTCCGCCGGCAACTGACCTCACGACCGAGGGCGGGCGGGGGTCCGACGCCGAACCCGAGAGCCGGACGCCCCTGCCACTCCCGGCGCAGGACCACATGGATGCGTTCACGGACGCCGGGATGGCGATCGGCCGCGGTCTTGGGGAAGACGGTACGCCCACGTCGGAGCCGATGCGGATTCCCCCGCATCTACTTCCGTTCCACGTCGGCCGGTTCGCGAAGAGCGGCGCCGGCAAATCGGTCGCGCTTGAAAACGACGCCCTCTCGCTGTACGACCAGACGAACGGGCCAGTGTTCATCATCGACTCCAAGGGCGGGAATTTCCCCGAGAACTATATGCGGGCTCACGCGAAGCGCTTCGGCACCGACGACCTCGAGGAGAACGTCCTCCACTTCTCGGTGCCCGACATCCTGCCTGGCTTCGCGTTCTTCGACATCACGCCGGCATTGGAGGACGGCGTCCGACGCGTCGACGCGATTCAGGACAAGGCCGACCACTACGAGGAGCTCATCAAGCTCGTGATGGGGCCGGAGCGGTACGAGGACGCCATCGCCTCGCCGACGCTCATCAAGTACCTCATCAAGGCGATGTACGACGAGGAGTACGGCCTCGAAAACGGACACTTCCGGCAGGATACAAACTACTTCACCCACGACCAGTTTGAGCAGGCGGTGACCCAGTTCCACGCCGCCGGGCCACCAGATTCGACACCCGAAGATGCACCGCGAGCCAGCGACCCGCAGGTCGCCGAGAAACTGGAGCGACACCTGCGCTCGAACCCGGCGACGTTCTCGAACGTCGTGAGCGGCATCAGCAACCGGATGGACTACATCACGCAGGACGCCCATCTCCGGCGGATCTTCAACAATACCGAGTCACAGTTCGACTTCCGCGACCTCCTCGACGAGGACAAAGTAGTCATCTTCGACCTCGGCGATCTCCGCGACGAGGCCGCCCGTGTGATGACCGGCGTCATTCTGACGCAGCTCTACGATGCTGTCAAGCGTCGCGACGGCGACGAGCTGGCCCGCAAGCCAGACGACTACGTGGCGAACCTGCTCATCGACGAAGCGTCGTCGGTCGTCGTCTCTGATACGCTGACGACGCTGCTCGAAAAGGGGCGGGAGTTCCGGCTATCCATCGAACTCGTGACGCAGTTCCCTGAGCAGATGAAGGAGGCCGGCAACCGCGAGGTCTACCTGAACGTCCTGAACAACATCGGCAGTCCGCTCGTCGGGAAGATCGCCGTCGACGCCGACATCGCCGAGGCACTCTCACACGAGGCAATGGATCCCGTCGAGTTCAAGAATCGGATCAGTTCCCTCCCGCGTGGCGAGTGGATCGCACAGCTCCCGAGCCCAGAGTTCGGCGAAACCGGCCCCGACCCGTTCAGTATCGAACCCCTTCCGATTCCACCCGGTCATCCCGATAGCGAGCAGCCACTGACCGGGACGCAAGAAGAGCGATTCCAAGACGCCTTGGACGCCGTCCACGAGCATACCCGCGAGGAGTACGGGGTCGCCGGCGGGACGACCGTGGAGAGCCGTGACGCTGCGACTGACGTCGCTCTGGAGAACGCGGATGACCTACCGTTGGAAGTCGCGATGGCCCGTGCGATTCGCGCCGTCCAGCTGTCGAACGACGTACGTGAGACGAACGGCTGGGTCTCCGTCGAGGACGTCGATGAGGAACTGCTCTCGCGCATCGAGGAAGACACCATCGAGGCGCAGGGCTACGAGACACTACCAGAAGTGAGGGAGGCGTCCTCGCTCATCGAGGTCGATCTCCCGGACGGTGGTTCGTCGGTGCAGTGTCGGCTCACAGACGAGGGTGAGCAAGCAGCCGCGCCCGACACGTCGACATCACCGACCGGCGGGGGCGAGCACCACGATGCAGTCCTTGAAACGGTCGAGCAATCCCTCGCAACTGCGGGGTTCTCCGTGGAGGTCCTCGATCAGAACGGGGAGTCCCGCCCCGATGCCATCGCGACGCATCCGGATCTCGACCGGGAGCTCCAGGTGGAGGTCGAAACCACCACCCACGTCCGGCCGGCGAAGGTCCTCACGAACCTCCGGAAGGCCCAGGAACAGGAGCGAATCCCGCTGTTCGTCGTCGCAGACCACGACGATCAGCCGGCTGACGAGATTGCCGACCGGCTTGCGAAAATCCTCAGCGAGCCGCGAAATCAGCTCTCCTCCGGGGAAACACGGCTGTATACGATGAACCACAACGTCACATTCAACGGTGGTGCGCGAGCCGCGGATGGAGTGACGGCCGTCCGACCGGCCACTGGTGGTAGTCGCCACACCCGCTGGTTCGAGCGGGACGGTGCGTTCGTCCTCGAGGATAGTGCCGGAGACCAGCACGCCCGGATCGACTCCTTCGACGCTGTGTCGAAAGATCAGTTCCCGGCGACGTACAGCTACGACGCCGAGAGCGAGTCATACACCGTCTTTAGGCCGGGAGAACTTCCCGAGTCCTACGAGTCACGTGAGGCGTTCGAAGCGGATTGGGTACCTGTCAAGCGCCCGTTCGTGCCCAGTACCGACCTACCCGTTCCGGAGTACACGGATGATTCGTATGCGATAGGTGTCATCGAGGATGAGCAGAATCTCGAGCTCTACACTCGAGACTCTGACGCGACCAAAGACCTTGCTGGGCTCATTGAGGCGATCGAAAACAATGAACTCCATCTGGCAGGTGTGGAGCCAGACGAACCTGCCGATAAGCAATCTATGAAGCAGGAAGACCACGAGAACGATCCGTTCGGCATCCAAGCATTCGTCCGCGATAGCATCGTTAAATCCGGCGACGGGGTCGTCGCGGTCGCTGAGGTCTACGATGCGTACGAGCAATATGCGACGGCCGAGGAGTACGAGGTGAAGCCAAAAAACCGGTTCACACGTACGCTTCGCGACCACGTTGCGTTCGAGCGTGACAAGAAGTGGTTGGACGGTCAGACGCGACGCTGTTACGTCGGAATCGAGCTGGACGACGCCGGCGACCAGGAGGAACCGAATGATGCCAGTGCGTAG
- a CDS encoding HalOD1 output domain-containing protein codes for MAPSTPRDSDPSPDLLVEIVETLEAHGLPTDSYQLHDAVDVEALEQLLASSAGDVEVRFTVEGIQLAVTHDGVDVLLDEPAGAPD; via the coding sequence ATGGCACCCTCCACCCCGAGAGACTCAGATCCATCCCCCGATCTACTCGTTGAAATCGTCGAGACACTGGAAGCCCACGGGCTCCCCACCGACTCGTATCAGCTCCACGACGCTGTTGACGTCGAGGCACTCGAGCAGCTTCTCGCATCCTCAGCCGGGGACGTGGAAGTCCGGTTCACCGTGGAGGGGATCCAACTCGCCGTCACCCACGACGGCGTCGATGTCCTTCTCGACGAGCCAGCCGGGGCACCGGATTAG
- a CDS encoding transcription initiation factor IIB, whose product MTTRDIYETGFDEDVQTESSATQCPECDGRVTTNAVETICEDCGLVIEEQRIDHGPEWRAYDADERERTGAPLTTARHDRGISTEIGHGTDAHGNELSGQKRRQLARMRREQTRGRWRSKAERNLAHGLGEVRRLASALELSESIRDQACQLFRSAQSEDLLRGRSIEAIGAASIYGTCRCNQHPLLLEDVVDAARVESARVTNAYRTLNRELELPAPPMRPTSFIPRLISALELDHDIRRRANELAERAEGTTLTNGCQPSGVAAACVYLAAQEQGALITQSTVASAAEVSVVTLRSRRDELQAI is encoded by the coding sequence ATGACTACCAGAGACATCTACGAAACTGGCTTCGACGAAGACGTCCAAACAGAGTCGAGCGCTACCCAGTGTCCAGAGTGTGACGGCCGGGTCACTACGAATGCGGTCGAAACGATCTGCGAGGACTGTGGACTTGTTATCGAGGAACAACGTATCGATCACGGGCCGGAGTGGCGGGCGTACGATGCAGACGAGCGCGAGCGAACAGGCGCACCACTCACTACAGCCCGTCACGATCGAGGCATCTCGACCGAGATCGGCCACGGAACCGACGCACACGGGAACGAACTCTCTGGTCAGAAACGCCGGCAGCTGGCCCGGATGCGACGTGAGCAGACCCGTGGTCGCTGGCGGTCCAAAGCGGAACGGAATCTCGCACACGGGTTGGGCGAGGTACGCCGGCTGGCGAGTGCGCTCGAGCTCTCTGAGTCGATTCGTGACCAGGCGTGCCAGCTCTTCCGGAGCGCTCAGAGCGAGGATCTGCTTCGAGGCAGATCCATCGAAGCCATCGGTGCAGCGAGTATCTACGGTACCTGTCGATGTAACCAACACCCGCTTCTCCTCGAGGATGTCGTCGACGCCGCCCGAGTCGAGTCCGCTCGTGTCACCAACGCCTACCGAACACTGAATCGCGAATTAGAGCTCCCAGCACCACCAATGCGCCCGACGTCGTTCATTCCACGCCTGATCTCGGCGCTGGAGTTAGACCACGACATTCGTCGGCGCGCGAACGAACTCGCAGAACGCGCCGAGGGGACAACCCTCACGAACGGCTGTCAGCCATCGGGCGTCGCGGCCGCCTGTGTCTATCTGGCTGCCCAAGAGCAGGGCGCGTTGATTACCCAATCCACCGTCGCGTCGGCAGCAGAGGTGTCAGTCGTGACGCTCCGAAGCCGGCGAGACGAACTCCAAGCGATCTGA
- a CDS encoding helix-turn-helix domain-containing protein — translation MRELVFALEYEPGCNRVADALADYPDARVRSLSLHATADQLWRVDHATGTPDALDAIEDAFRNSDYYADCLATEDCGATQTTRVLDRTDDTLVLYSDWERTPTCASVPHIARDHLGDGVLFETRHEGRHYTWRLIHSGDGDVAAFFDSLEVAVEECAQMEMLRTADTTTAAGGSDETPSGLPPAQEAALQAAVEHGYYESPREVDVGELAEHLDVPRSTLTYRLRRAEEHLAKQHVAGERVAEERLASH, via the coding sequence ATGCGCGAACTCGTCTTCGCCCTCGAATACGAGCCGGGGTGCAATAGGGTGGCGGATGCCCTTGCCGACTACCCCGACGCCCGTGTCCGCTCGCTTTCGTTGCACGCGACTGCCGACCAACTTTGGCGAGTCGACCATGCCACCGGCACTCCGGACGCACTCGACGCCATCGAGGACGCGTTTCGAAACAGCGACTACTACGCCGACTGTCTCGCCACCGAGGACTGCGGCGCCACCCAGACCACCCGCGTCCTTGACCGCACGGACGACACGCTCGTCCTCTACTCCGACTGGGAGCGAACCCCCACCTGCGCCTCGGTTCCCCACATCGCCCGCGACCATCTCGGGGACGGCGTGCTGTTCGAGACCCGTCATGAGGGCCGCCACTACACGTGGCGACTCATCCACTCGGGCGACGGCGACGTGGCGGCATTCTTCGACTCCCTCGAGGTTGCCGTCGAAGAATGCGCTCAGATGGAGATGCTCCGCACCGCGGACACGACGACAGCAGCTGGAGGAAGCGACGAAACACCGAGCGGATTACCCCCGGCGCAGGAAGCCGCCCTCCAAGCCGCCGTCGAACACGGCTACTACGAGTCGCCCCGCGAGGTCGATGTCGGCGAGTTGGCCGAGCATCTCGACGTGCCTCGGTCAACACTTACCTACCGGCTCCGTCGGGCGGAAGAACATTTGGCGAAGCAACACGTCGCCGGCGAGCGGGTAGCGGAAGAACGGCTGGCATCGCACTGA